Below is a genomic region from Dechloromonas denitrificans.
AGCCGGTACGCCTCGACATTGAAAGCCGGGGCCGGCTGGTGGCAGGCGGTTTGCAGCCGGAAACATTCCGCAGCTTGAAGAATGGTGTCGACGCCAACGAAAATGCCGATTTTGACTGGTCGACCGCGGTTGTCAGGTTGTCGCGTGACGGCAGCGTGCGCGAGATTGCGCCGGGAACGCAGGACATCCTGTCGCTCAATTACCAGCTGGCCTACGTTGCCCGCCTGGAGGCCGGCACGGCGCTTGGCGTGGTGACCGGCAAGAAATATGAGCGTTACAACCTCGATTCGCTCGGCGAAGAAGAAATAGAGACGCCGGCGGGTCGTTTTCGTACGCTGCACCTGCGCGCGATGACCGATAACACGACAGAAATCTGGATTGCGCTCGATCTTCACCGCTTGCCGGTTAAAATCCGGTTTACGGATAAAAAAGGCGACAGCTATTCCCAGATGGCCGCCGAAATCGGCCTGCCGGCCAAACCGGCTGACCCTTGATGTTTTGAGTACCCGTGGTGCCCAACCACAGCTGTTGATTTAGGAAAATGATGAAAGCTCGTTTCACTCCCGCCCTGTTCGCCCACGCTGAAACCGTTCTCGGCCAGTTGCTGCGCTTCGACCACCCGGCTGATGCCGTTGTTTCGCGCTATTTCCGCGAAAATCGTCAGTTGGGTCATGCCGACCGGGCCTTTGTCGCCGAAACGGTTTTTGCCGTGCTGCGCCGCGGCCGTAGTCTGGAAGCACGCTGTGCCGGTCAGATTTCCGACCGTCGCCTGTTGCTGGTTGCGCTGGCTGTGACGCGCGGCTGGAGCCAGCGCGAACTGGCCCCCGTGCTCAAGGCGAGCGAGGAAGAATGGCTGGCCGCAGCCAAATCGATGCCGGAAACCGACTTTGCCCCGGCCGTGCGCTGTGATTTGCCGGATTGGCTGTACGAGCGTCTGGCAGCCCAGTTCGGAGCCGATGAAGTATTGGCCTTGTCGCGCACCCTGAACCAGCCGGCACCGCTCGACCTGCGCGTCAATACGCTCAAGAGCAATCGTGATGCCGTTCTTGAGCGCCTCGCGGCCGATGGCATTGAAGGTGTGGCCGGTACCTTGTCGCCGACCGCCATCCGTCTGCGTGAAAAGCCGGCGCTGGCCAAGCACCCGCTCTTCCTCGAAGGGGCGTTCGAAGTGCAGGACGAAGGAAGCCAGTTGCTCGGCTACCTGCTCGAGCCGAAACGCGGCGAAATGGTCGTCGACCTGTGCGCCGGAGCCGGTGGCAAAACGCTGCTGCTGGGGGCCTTGATGAAGAATACCGGCCGTCTTTACGCCTTCGATGTCTCCGACAAGCGGCTGGGCAATCTCAAGCCGCGCCTGGCCCGTTCCGGCCTGTCGAATGTGCATCCGGCCCGCATCGAGCACGAGCGCGATACCAAGATCAAGCGTCTGGCCGGCAAGGTCGATCGCGTGCTGGTCGATGCGCCGTGTTCCGGCCTGGGTACCTTGCGGCGCAACCCTGATCTGAAATGGCGTCAGAGCGAAGCATCGGTTGCCGAACTGACCGTCAAGCAGGCTTCCATCCTTGCCGCCGCAGCCAAGCTGGTGCGTCCGGGCGGGCGTGTGGTTTATGCCACTTGCAGCCTGTTGACCGCGGAAAACGATGCGATCATCGAAGCTTTCCTGGCCAGTCACCCCGATTTCGAGTTGGTTCCGGCGTCGACCGTGCTGGCTCGTCACGGCGTCTCGCTGGAAGGTGACTTGCTGCGTTTGCTGCCGCATCAGCATCTGACCGACGGTTTCTTTGCGGCCGTGCTGGACAAGAAGGCATGAGCCAGAACAATCCGGCGTTGCAGCTGCTCAATGATATTTGGGCGGACATCAACGATCCGAATTTCATCTGGCAGGTGCTGGCCTTGCTCTTCTGCCTGGGTGGGGCTTATCTGTTTGCCCGCTTCTGGCACGGGCGTCACCAGGAGGGGGCCGGTCGCCTGAGCGATGCCGGTGCCCGTCTGGTCTTTCCGGTCACCGGCATGGTGCTGGTCGGCGTGGCAAGACTGGCGCTCAAGCCGTTCTTCCACGTCAATCTGCTCAAGCTGGCTTTGCCTTTGCTCGGTTCGATGGCGCTGGTACGCAGCGTTATTTTCGTCCTGCGCCAGGCTTTTCCCCGCGCAGCCTGGTTGTCGGCCTGGGAGCGGATTATTGCCGCCGTGGTCTGGGGCTGGCTGGCGCTTTACATCACCGATGTTGCGCCGTATGTGATCGATTCGCTTGAGCAGGTCGAGTTCGCGATTGGCAAGCAGCGGATCAATCTGTGGATGATCCTGCACGGTATTGTCACGGTCTTCCTGACTGTCGTGCTGGCGCTCTGGATTGCCGGTCTGATCGAAGCGAAGCTGATGCGCCTCGATCGTCTCGACTCCAGCCTGCGGATTGTCGGCGTGCGCCTGGCCAAGGCGCTGCTCACGGTTCTCGCAATTGTCACCAGCTTGTCGCTGGTCGGGATCGACATGACGGCGCTTTCGGTTTTTACCGGTGCGCTGGGTGTTGGCCTGGGGCTGGGCTTGCAGAAAATCGCCAGCAATTATGTCTCCGGCTTCATCATCCTGCTCGATCGCTCGATCAAACTGGGCAACATTGTCCAGGTGGGGGCGGATAGCGGGCAGGTCACCCAGATCACGACGCGCTACACGGTGCTCAAGCACCCCGGCGGGACGGAGTTCATCGTGCCGAACGAGACGCTGATCGGCAGCGTGGTCCAGAACCAGACTTATTCCGACAGCCGCATGCGTCTGGCGACGACGGTCGGGGTGGCTTACAACAGCGATCTCGATCGGGTCATGCGGTTGATGACCGATGTGGCGAGCGCCCAGGCGCGGGTACTGGCTGATCCGGCGCCGCGTGTCATGCTGACTCAGTTTGGTGACAGCAGCATCAATCTTGAACTCGGTTTCTGGATCGCCGACCCGGAAGAAGGGCGCGGCAATGTGTTGTCGGACATCAATCTCGGTATCTGGCGCAGTTTCCGCGAGAACGGGATCGAGATTCCCTTTCCCCAGCGCGAAGTGCGCCTGCTCAATACGACGACGGCGGAATAACCCGGTTTCGGGTTGTCCGCCATCGGTTTAGTAAGAGGGTGTGTGGCTCAGGCAATCGGCATCAGGCTGCGCTCAAATGCCCGGATCGCCCTTTCCTTGCGCTGCCGGTTGATGGAACGTGCCGCTTGTGCGACACGCTGACCGAGTTTGTCCAGTTTCAGAAACTTGCGAACCTTGTTGCGGGTCTTTTCCATGATTTTTCCTTCAGTGTTTGAGGGTGAAATCACTGTAGCGAACCGGGTAGCCGGCGTCTGTTCTGCTTGTGGATGGGCTTTGTAACCTTGGTTGACGGTTGTTTCTGGTTTGTAGCCGCTTTGTTTCACGACTTGAGCCAGCGTCGGCGCAGGTAGTGATCGAGCGACAGCTTTCCCGGTCCGCCAAGGATCAAGGGCAACAGCATGCCGAGGAAGAGGACCGGAAGCTTGAAGTTGCCAAACCCTTTGTCGGTAAATCCATAGCCCTGCATCAGTTGGCTCAAGGTCGCCCAGCTATCCGGCCAGTGCACGCTGGCAATCGCGACGAGCGTCAGGACGAATAGCGAGATCGAGAAAAAGCGGGTGGCCAGGCCGATGACCAGGGCCAGTCCGCCGAGCAGTTCGAACCAGGTGGCCATCTGCCAGCTGATTTCCGGCGGAATCAGGTTGAACGGGGCGGGGAAGCGTTCCTGGATGTCCATGAACCAGTTTTCACCGTTGAACTTTTCCAGGCCCGATTCAAAAAAATCCCAGCCGAGCAGGATGCGCAGACTGAGCATGGCAAGCCATAGTCCGAGCCAGTCAAGGGCGGAAAAGCTGCGGGCGAGCATGGTTTTCATGATTTTGTTCCCAGGATGATGCCTTGCTCGCGCAATTGGCTGAGCATGGCGTGGCCGTGGCTGACCAGTGCTTCGGGGGCCGGGTGGTGCAGTTCCGCGGCAATGTGCAGGCAGGCGGCACGGCCGTTCAATCCGTGCTCGCCAATCAGCTTGAGCAGGCGCGAGGTGACCGGGGTGCTGGCGACAAACCGGACCTTGTCCTCCCGGTCGCGAAAAACCAGCAACTGGCTGGGCTGGATCTTGCGCGGCCTGTAGTTCGGGCCGATCAGATGCACCGGCCACTGGTAATCCAGGTTCATCAACGTCGGATTGAGCAGTGGCTGGCCGATCAGCAGATTGCCGGCCGGATCGTGCGGCGGAATCGGGCAATCCATGATGTCGACCGCAAGCTCCACCCATTCGTAATGAGCCAGTTCGGTGAACCACGCTGGAAGCGGCTGGCGAATTTCTGCTGCCTGCAGATAGCGGACAAATTCCTGTGGGATTTCTCGAAACCAGGGAGTATGGCTCGGCCAGTCGCGGAAGAAGTGGCGGTTCAGGCGGCGCCAGCGTTGCTCGCCGAGCGTGGCGCGGCATACCGGAAAACATGAGTCGAGAAAGCCGCAGATGTTGGTGAACAGCAACTCGTTGTAGATCGCCATCCGGCGAGCCGGGATGCCGGCGGGGCGTGGGCTGCGCCGCGGGTCGCGCAGATGGCGGCCGAGGGCGCGCTGGAAAGTTTGAAAGTCAGTTGCGCTCATTGGGTGGCTCCGGCTTGCAGGCGTGCAATGTGCGCGACTTCCGCGGTCAACGCCGCCAAATCGCTGATATTGAAATCGCGTTCGAGGCAGGTGGGAACCACGCCGGTGCGCTGATACGCTGTTTCCAGTAGCTGCCAGACCGAATCGATGACCATGGCGCCATGTGTGTCGACGAGCAATCCGTCGGGTTCGACGTAATGGCCGGCAACATGGATGTAGCAGGTTTTTTCGAGCGGCAGGGCGGCCATGAATGCGGCTGGATCAAAGCCGAAATTCCGGCTATTGACGTAAATGTTGTTCACGTCGAGATGCAGCAGACAGTCCGCTTCGTGCACGATGCGACTGATGAATTCCGGCTCGCTCATCTCGGCGCCCGGCGGTGAAAAATAATACGAGGCATTTTCGATGCCGATCTGCATCTCGAGAATGTCCTGCGTCTGTTTGATGCGGTCGACCGTCCATCGCACGGCTTTTTCCGTCATCGGAATTGGCAGCAGATCGTAGAGATGGCTGTCGTCGGCGCACCAGGAAAGATGTTCTGTGTACAGCCTCATGCCGTGTTCGCGCATGAAGCGCCGGATCTGTTGCAATAGCTTGATGTCGAGCGGGGCAATGCCGCCGAGCGAGAGCGACAGCCCGTGACAGGCAAAGGCGTGGCGTTCGGTAAAGTGGTGCAAGTCCTTGGCGGATTTGCCCCCCATGCCGGCCCAGTTTTCCGGTGCCAGCTCAAAGAAGGCGATTTCCTCGGGGACGTGAGTTTTCAGCGCGTCGATCAGTTCGCGGCGAAAGCCGAGACCGGCGCCGCCGAGCGGGCGGTGTGTCATGAATGGCTCCTGGCCAGTGGGGGCGGCGGTCAGGCCGTAGCCTGCACCGCCAGCCTGATGCTGCAATTACTTCTTGTCAGCCCCGCACTTGGCTTCGCCGCACTTGCCATCCTTCTTCTTGTCGGCTTTTTTGTCGGCACCACATTTCGCTTCACCGCACTTGCCGTCTTTTTTCTTTTCAGCCGCTTTCTTGTCCGCGCCGCACTTGGCTTCGCCACACTTGCCATCCTTGCCTTTGGTGTCAGCCTGGGCCAGTTGGTAGCCAGCCTCCAGTCGGGTTGCGCCGAACGGATTGTCTGCGGCGTGAGCAAGCGGGCTCAGGGTGGCGGCGGCAAAGGCGGAGCCGATGGCGAGGGAAAGGATTGGCTTGGTTTTCATGATTTATCTCCGTTGTGGTCGAGGGTGAGGTGGATCAATCCTGATGATTGATCCAGGCTCCCGTTGCCTTGCGCAGGAACTGAAATTGTTTTTCGGTCAGTCGACAGCTTGCGCAATACGCCAGATGAAACCGAAACTGAATGCGTTCCCAGAGGCTGAGTTTGCGTTCGAGTTGTAGTGACGCCAGACGGGTTGCTTCCTTGCAACTGATCATTTCTGTTCCTGTGGGTGCAACGCAGGCGGGGTGCCTGTTCGATTAGTCGGAGCGATGCCAAAAACCTTACAAATATTTTTACAGTATTATCGGCCACCTCTTCATGGCTGTCCCTCGAAATGAAAACAGACCCAAAAACAGACCCTTTGCTCGACCCGGAGTTTCTCGGCAGCCTGCGTCGTGACATGGTCCGTTTTGCCGACCTTCAGCTGCGCAATAAGGCGCAGGCAGAAGATGCGGTGCAGGAGGCGTTGACCGCAGCATTTCAGGGGCGTGAGAAATTTGCTTCAAAAGCATCGCTGCGCACCTGGGTGCTGGCCATCCTGAAAAACAAGATTGTCGACACCCTGCGCCAGCGCGGGCGCGACGATGTCATGGTCGACGCCGAAAACGACAGCGATTTGAATGCCTATTTCGATGATCGCGAACATTGGGCCGAAGATACGCGTCCATCAAGCTGGGCTACGCCGGATCAGTCGATGGAAAACAAGCGCTTCTGGGAAGTTTTCGAGACGTGCCTGTATCGCTTGCCGGAAGCCAGTGCCCGTATTTTCACGATGCGTGAGGTGATGGGCTTCGATACCGACGAAATCTGCCAGACGCTGGGCATCACCAACAGTAACTGCTGGGTTCAGCTGCACCGCGCACGGCTCGCGCTGCGTGCCTGTCTGGGGGTTAACTGGTTCGGTGAAGCTGCCTGAGGGCAGCCTCACCGAATGGTGCTGCCTTAAAGCCGGAAGCCGGCCAGTAGCTGGCGCGTGTCGCCTGCGGTACGCGCCAGTTGGGCCAGCTCCTGGCGGGCGATCTGGATCGCTTCATCTTCGGCCATGACCCGGTTGTTGATGTGCTCGGTGGTCTGCGCCATGGCTGTCGTTGCGCCGCGCTGCTCATTGGTCGACAAGGCAATATCGCCGACCCGCTCGACGGCCTCGTGGATTTTTTGCTCGATTTCGGTGATCCGGCTGGCTGCTTCGCGCGACATGTCGACGCCGCGGCGAACGGTTTCCACGGTGGCCGTCATTGTCTTGCCGGCTTGCGATGTCTCGTTGCGGACGGCATCGATCATCCCGGCAATCTCCACGGTGGCCTTGGCCGTGCCTTCGGCCAGCTTGCGTACCTCGTCGGCCACCACGGCAAAGCCACGGCCCTGTTCCCCGGCCCGTGCCGCTTCGATGGCCGCATTCAGCGCCAGCAGATTGGTCTGGTCGGCGATGCCCTTGATCACATTGACGATGCCGTGAATTTCCTGCGAGCGGGAATCCAGGCTGTGCAGGATGCTCGACATTTCTTCAACCTGGGAGACCGAGCGTTCGGCATCCGTCGATACCGCTGCGATTTCCGCAACACTGGCGCGTGACAGGCTGCCTGTGTCGCGCATCATGCGATCCACATCTTCGGCATTGTCGGCGATGTGCGACACAGCGACGGTAATCTGCTCGATCGAAGCGGCATTGGCGCTGGCGGTTTCGGAAAGGTGCATCGATTCATTGGCAATCGTGTCGATGACTTGATTGAGCCGCTGCACACCTTCGGCCAGGCTGTTGGCTTCGGTGCGGAAGGAGGCGAACATCTGGCCGAGTTGTTCAAGGAAGCGGTTGAAGGCGCTGGCCGTTTCGCCGATTTCATCCTTGCTGTCGATCTGCAGACGAACCGTCAGGTCGCCGCCGCCCTTGGCAATGTCTTGCATCCGGTCGCGAATCTGGCGCAAGCCGGAGAGCATCCGGCTGGTGATCGTGCCCGCCAGCAATGCGGCAACCGCAACGACGACAAGCAGCGCACCGGCCAGCGTGACAAGCAGGCGGTTGAGCGGCTCAAGCACAATTTTTTTCGACAGCGAAACGCCGAGCACCCAGTCGCTGTTCTTGACGGGGGTGAGGAACTGGAAGCGTTCTTCACCTTCCCGCGTGATGCTGAACAGCTTGCCTTCTTCCACTGCCTTGGCCTGGCGCTCCGGGGTCAGTTCCGGGGCAATGCTCGATACTGGCTTGAGAATCGCATCCTTGTTCGGGTGCACCAGCACTGTCCCATCCTTGTGCAGGATGTAGGCATATCCTTCACCAGGCAGACGCACCGAGAGGATTTCCTTGGCGACCTGGGCAATCGACATGTCATTGGCCACAACGCCCTTGGTCTTGCCATCTTCCTGGACGACTGCGGCAAGGGAAAGAATCAGGCTACCGGTAAAGGCATCGACATAAGGTTTGGAAACAAAGATCGACTGGGGTCCGATTTTTTCAGCGCCCTGGTACCACGGCCGCTGCGTCGGGTCATAGCCGGCCGGGACGTTCTGCGGCTTGGAAAACACCATGCGCTTGTCGGGCGAGCCGGCATAGACCAGGTCGAATCCGCCTGCCTCGGCATAACGGGCAAAGATTTCCGGGGCATCGTTGCGTCCGACAACCGGGCGCAGTGAAGCGATCATTGCTGAACGCGTTGCCAGCCATTCGCTAACGGCAAAGGCGTAGCCATTACTCGAACTACGCGCTTCATTTTCGATGTCTTCAAGCAGTAGACCGCGAAGTTGTTGATAAAACAGCATACCAAGCGATAGCACGGTACCGACGAGCAGTACCATCAAAAAGGCCAGCAAGCGAGATTGCAAGGAGCGAAACATGGTGTGTCTCCCCATGAGGTTTGATTGGGTTGCCCGGTAGCTGGGCATATTGTTATTGGATTATCACCCACTTTTGATACTGTTGATACATTATTGCTGCTTGCAATATTTGAGCAAAAAAAACCCCGCCTCAAGGGCGGGGTAACAGGGAGTTTCTCGAACGGGGGAGTTTCGAGAGGAGGGTAAATCGGTTCCTTCAGTCGCGACGGCGTTTCTTCAGCCAGTGGCGGGTTGCAACAATGACGGCACCTGTGGCGACTGCGGCAGCAATGGCTTTGAGTGGTTCGGCCTGACCTTCGGCGAGCCAGTCAAAACCGGCGACACCAATGAAAACACCCAGGCTTTCATTGATCGGCAGGTTGTCGGCAAAAGCCATTAGCGGATTGACCGGGTCGGGATGCTGGCCAACATCGGCTGGGTCGGCATCAGTTCAAAGAAGTAGCTGCGGGCAGCGGCAAGAAATTGCTTGATATTCGTTTCGGTCATTTTGAGTTTCTCCTCTTTACGGGCTTGCTGTTGATCCATGCATCGCATTCTAGAGATGCATGGTCAAGCTGTCTGTTGCGCAAGCGTGGGCTGGAGGTAACAGCCAATGATCGTCTGTGACGCTTTGTAACGGCTGCCAAGGCCGTTACTGACAGGCTTTCCAGCTCAGGGTGAAACGTGCGCCGCCTTGTGGCGAAGCGCCGGCGATGGCTGTTCCGCCATGCAGTTCAAGGACGCGGCGAGTGATCGCCAGACCCAGGCCGTAACCACCGGTTGAGCGGTCGCGCGAGCGATCGAGTCGTGTGAAGGCGGAGAATATGTGCTCGCGTTCTTCGGGCGGAATGCCAATCCCGTCATCATCGACGTGGATGAGGATTTGCTCGGCCAGTATTTCCGTGCTGACCCGGATTTCCTTGCTGGCGTACTTGAAGGCATTGCGCAGCAGATTGCGCAGTGCATAGGGCATGGCCTTCCGGTCGAGGTCGACGCAAAGCTTTTCCGGCAATTCCGAGGTGTCGACCGTGATATCGAGGTTGCGGCCGAGCAGGCGAACGGCATCGACTTCCGCCACCAGCCAGCTGGCAAACTGAACGCTGGAGAAGTGCGGTTCGGGGGCTTCGCGCTCGAAGCGGGCATAGGTCAGGCTGGTATCGATCAGGTGGTCGAGCTCTTCGAGATCGCCTTCCATCATCGCCCACAGGCGTTCGCGTTCGGCCAGTTCATCCGTTTCGGTCAGCATTTCGAGCGCAAAGCGCATGCGTGCAATCGGGGTGCGCAGTTCGTGCGAAATTCCGCAGGCGAGTTCGCGATGGGTGGCCAGCAGTTGCTGGACGCGCTCGGCCATATTGTTCATGGTGTCGGAGAGCGGTGCGAACAGTTGGCTGCGAGCCGCCGGGGAGCGTGCTTCGAAGTTGCCGTCTCCGAGGTCGCGTGCCGTTTGGCGCAGCGCTTCGAGATCGCGCCAGACGGGGCGTACCCAGAACCACAGTGCAATACCGAAAATCAGCCCGGTCAAGCTCCAGGTGAGTAGGCGCAGGCGCAATTCGAGCGGCAATCTGTCTTTCAGTTCCGGGTTGCGGTTCGAGGCCAGCGGGCCGACGACCAGAACCTGGCTGCTGGTGCCGAGGCGGTGGTACATGATGTCGCCGTCGTGGTCGATCGCGATATCTCCGGCATCAAGCTTGTCGACTTGTGTCGGCGTCAGTGTCCGGTCGAGACTGATGCGTTCAACAATGCCGAGCTTGTAGGAGAATTTTTCGTCCAGTTCGCGAATCTTGCGCGGCCAGGTGCTGCGTGGCTGGCGAAACAGTTCATCTTCAATCAGGGTGATCGTGCCGCGCATGAAGCGACGTGCGTAGTCATCGGTAATGCCGCGCTGGGCGGTCGAGATGACAAAGTCGGCAGTGAAGGCGATGGCGACGAACGAACCCATCGCCAGCAGGTAGAAATTGAAAAACAGCTTCGACAGGCTGTAGCGGCCGCCGCGCCAGCGTGGCAGGGTGACGCGGAAGAGCGAGCGGGCCAGGCCCTGGTTGTGTTCTTTCTCGCCCTTTGTCCGGCTGGGGAGGTCAGTTCCAGTCATGCTTGCTAAATAGATAGCCCTTGCCACGCACGGTCTTGATCCGGGTCGGGTTTTCCGGGTCGTCATTGAGCTTTTTGCGCAGACGGGAAATGCGGGCATCGATCGAACGATCGAGGCCGTCAAACCCGATGCCGCGAAGTTCCTGCAGCAAGTCGTCGCGCGACAGCACGTTGCCGGCATGTGAGGCAAGCAGCCAGAGCAGGTCGAATTCTGCCGTCGTCAGATCGATTGTTTCACCGCTCAGTGCCGCGGTGCGGGTCGCCTGGCTGATTCTGAATTGCCCGAAGACCATCTGCTCGGCATCTGTGCTGCCGCCTTCGGCCGGGGTCGGCAGCCGGCGCAGCAGCGCCTTGATGCGGGCGAGCAGGACGCGTGGCTGGACCGGCTTCGCAATGTAGTCGTCAGCGCCCATTTCAAGGCCGAGAATCTGGTCGAAATCTTCGTCGCGCGCGGTCAGCATGAGAATGACGCCGCGGTAATGCGGGCGTACGGCGCGGCATACTTCGAAACCATCCTTGCCGGGAAGCATGACATCAAGGATGACCAGATCCGGCTGTTCGTTCAGGATGCGGGCTTCGGCAGTGTCGCCGCGTGGCTCGATGCTGACTTGCAGGTCGTTCTTGGTCAGGTATTCGGCAGTCAGCTCGGCCAGGCGTTCGTCGTCTTCGACGAGAAGGATGCGTGTATTCATGTGCCAATCTTAACGAGGCGCGGGCTGCCGGTCCACTTTGTCGCGGTCGACCTGCTGGGTAGCCTGTTTTTCAGTGGCTTGCCTTAGAATGCCCGGACTCGATTTCAATCTGGACACTTCGCATGATTTTTTCAAAAGTTCCCTTGCGCGCATGGTTTGCGACATTGTCGCTGGGCTGTTTCGGTCTGGTCGCTTTCGGCATGCAATTACAGGCCTTGTTGCGTCTGTCGCCATGCCCGATGTGCATCTTCCAGCGTTTGCTGTACCTGGTGATTGGTGTGCTGGCATTGCTCGGTTTCATCTTGCCCGCCGCTCACCCCGTCTGGCTTGTGCTGGTTGCCGGGTCTGCCCTGCTGGGGGCCGGGGTGGCTGCACAGCAAAGCTGGA
It encodes:
- a CDS encoding DUF3108 domain-containing protein; this translates as MPIALLVALAGSLVLHAAALFGTDLVLPGQGSESPRLEAELRPLPAAPAAKPEAPRRIARKPVPKHLTSRQATPPSIAPQPEPVVEIAPEQASTAEVAAPEPAQPLLPTQGAIRFVIFKDSLDLQVGRAEHRWEFAADGSYRLAGTTETSGLAALLKPVRLDIESRGRLVAGGLQPETFRSLKNGVDANENADFDWSTAVVRLSRDGSVREIAPGTQDILSLNYQLAYVARLEAGTALGVVTGKKYERYNLDSLGEEEIETPAGRFRTLHLRAMTDNTTEIWIALDLHRLPVKIRFTDKKGDSYSQMAAEIGLPAKPADP
- a CDS encoding RsmB/NOP family class I SAM-dependent RNA methyltransferase, producing MKARFTPALFAHAETVLGQLLRFDHPADAVVSRYFRENRQLGHADRAFVAETVFAVLRRGRSLEARCAGQISDRRLLLVALAVTRGWSQRELAPVLKASEEEWLAAAKSMPETDFAPAVRCDLPDWLYERLAAQFGADEVLALSRTLNQPAPLDLRVNTLKSNRDAVLERLAADGIEGVAGTLSPTAIRLREKPALAKHPLFLEGAFEVQDEGSQLLGYLLEPKRGEMVVDLCAGAGGKTLLLGALMKNTGRLYAFDVSDKRLGNLKPRLARSGLSNVHPARIEHERDTKIKRLAGKVDRVLVDAPCSGLGTLRRNPDLKWRQSEASVAELTVKQASILAAAAKLVRPGGRVVYATCSLLTAENDAIIEAFLASHPDFELVPASTVLARHGVSLEGDLLRLLPHQHLTDGFFAAVLDKKA
- a CDS encoding mechanosensitive ion channel family protein, which codes for MSQNNPALQLLNDIWADINDPNFIWQVLALLFCLGGAYLFARFWHGRHQEGAGRLSDAGARLVFPVTGMVLVGVARLALKPFFHVNLLKLALPLLGSMALVRSVIFVLRQAFPRAAWLSAWERIIAAVVWGWLALYITDVAPYVIDSLEQVEFAIGKQRINLWMILHGIVTVFLTVVLALWIAGLIEAKLMRLDRLDSSLRIVGVRLAKALLTVLAIVTSLSLVGIDMTALSVFTGALGVGLGLGLQKIASNYVSGFIILLDRSIKLGNIVQVGADSGQVTQITTRYTVLKHPGGTEFIVPNETLIGSVVQNQTYSDSRMRLATTVGVAYNSDLDRVMRLMTDVASAQARVLADPAPRVMLTQFGDSSINLELGFWIADPEEGRGNVLSDINLGIWRSFRENGIEIPFPQREVRLLNTTTAE
- a CDS encoding DoxX family protein, with the protein product MKTMLARSFSALDWLGLWLAMLSLRILLGWDFFESGLEKFNGENWFMDIQERFPAPFNLIPPEISWQMATWFELLGGLALVIGLATRFFSISLFVLTLVAIASVHWPDSWATLSQLMQGYGFTDKGFGNFKLPVLFLGMLLPLILGGPGKLSLDHYLRRRWLKS
- a CDS encoding DUF2063 domain-containing protein; the protein is MSATDFQTFQRALGRHLRDPRRSPRPAGIPARRMAIYNELLFTNICGFLDSCFPVCRATLGEQRWRRLNRHFFRDWPSHTPWFREIPQEFVRYLQAAEIRQPLPAWFTELAHYEWVELAVDIMDCPIPPHDPAGNLLIGQPLLNPTLMNLDYQWPVHLIGPNYRPRKIQPSQLLVFRDREDKVRFVASTPVTSRLLKLIGEHGLNGRAACLHIAAELHHPAPEALVSHGHAMLSQLREQGIILGTKS
- a CDS encoding DUF692 domain-containing protein; its protein translation is MTHRPLGGAGLGFRRELIDALKTHVPEEIAFFELAPENWAGMGGKSAKDLHHFTERHAFACHGLSLSLGGIAPLDIKLLQQIRRFMREHGMRLYTEHLSWCADDSHLYDLLPIPMTEKAVRWTVDRIKQTQDILEMQIGIENASYYFSPPGAEMSEPEFISRIVHEADCLLHLDVNNIYVNSRNFGFDPAAFMAALPLEKTCYIHVAGHYVEPDGLLVDTHGAMVIDSVWQLLETAYQRTGVVPTCLERDFNISDLAALTAEVAHIARLQAGATQ
- a CDS encoding zf-HC2 domain-containing protein, with translation MISCKEATRLASLQLERKLSLWERIQFRFHLAYCASCRLTEKQFQFLRKATGAWINHQD
- a CDS encoding sigma-70 family RNA polymerase sigma factor; this translates as MKTDPKTDPLLDPEFLGSLRRDMVRFADLQLRNKAQAEDAVQEALTAAFQGREKFASKASLRTWVLAILKNKIVDTLRQRGRDDVMVDAENDSDLNAYFDDREHWAEDTRPSSWATPDQSMENKRFWEVFETCLYRLPEASARIFTMREVMGFDTDEICQTLGITNSNCWVQLHRARLALRACLGVNWFGEAA
- a CDS encoding methyl-accepting chemotaxis protein; this translates as MFRSLQSRLLAFLMVLLVGTVLSLGMLFYQQLRGLLLEDIENEARSSSNGYAFAVSEWLATRSAMIASLRPVVGRNDAPEIFARYAEAGGFDLVYAGSPDKRMVFSKPQNVPAGYDPTQRPWYQGAEKIGPQSIFVSKPYVDAFTGSLILSLAAVVQEDGKTKGVVANDMSIAQVAKEILSVRLPGEGYAYILHKDGTVLVHPNKDAILKPVSSIAPELTPERQAKAVEEGKLFSITREGEERFQFLTPVKNSDWVLGVSLSKKIVLEPLNRLLVTLAGALLVVVAVAALLAGTITSRMLSGLRQIRDRMQDIAKGGGDLTVRLQIDSKDEIGETASAFNRFLEQLGQMFASFRTEANSLAEGVQRLNQVIDTIANESMHLSETASANAASIEQITVAVSHIADNAEDVDRMMRDTGSLSRASVAEIAAVSTDAERSVSQVEEMSSILHSLDSRSQEIHGIVNVIKGIADQTNLLALNAAIEAARAGEQGRGFAVVADEVRKLAEGTAKATVEIAGMIDAVRNETSQAGKTMTATVETVRRGVDMSREAASRITEIEQKIHEAVERVGDIALSTNEQRGATTAMAQTTEHINNRVMAEDEAIQIARQELAQLARTAGDTRQLLAGFRL
- a CDS encoding ATP-binding protein: MTGTDLPSRTKGEKEHNQGLARSLFRVTLPRWRGGRYSLSKLFFNFYLLAMGSFVAIAFTADFVISTAQRGITDDYARRFMRGTITLIEDELFRQPRSTWPRKIRELDEKFSYKLGIVERISLDRTLTPTQVDKLDAGDIAIDHDGDIMYHRLGTSSQVLVVGPLASNRNPELKDRLPLELRLRLLTWSLTGLIFGIALWFWVRPVWRDLEALRQTARDLGDGNFEARSPAARSQLFAPLSDTMNNMAERVQQLLATHRELACGISHELRTPIARMRFALEMLTETDELAERERLWAMMEGDLEELDHLIDTSLTYARFEREAPEPHFSSVQFASWLVAEVDAVRLLGRNLDITVDTSELPEKLCVDLDRKAMPYALRNLLRNAFKYASKEIRVSTEILAEQILIHVDDDGIGIPPEEREHIFSAFTRLDRSRDRSTGGYGLGLAITRRVLELHGGTAIAGASPQGGARFTLSWKACQ
- a CDS encoding winged helix-turn-helix domain-containing protein, with amino-acid sequence MNTRILLVEDDERLAELTAEYLTKNDLQVSIEPRGDTAEARILNEQPDLVILDVMLPGKDGFEVCRAVRPHYRGVILMLTARDEDFDQILGLEMGADDYIAKPVQPRVLLARIKALLRRLPTPAEGGSTDAEQMVFGQFRISQATRTAALSGETIDLTTAEFDLLWLLASHAGNVLSRDDLLQELRGIGFDGLDRSIDARISRLRKKLNDDPENPTRIKTVRGKGYLFSKHDWN